The Candidatus Methylomirabilota bacterium genome includes the window CGTCGGGTTCGGCACGCCGGCCGAGACGAACGCGCGCTTCAAGTACCTCATGGGGCACGGCCAGGACGCGCTCAACGTCGCGTTCGACCTCCCGACCCAATTGGGGCTCGACTCCGACGACCCGCGCGCCGAGGGCGAGGTCGGGCGCGTCGGGATGGCGATCGACTCCCTCGCCGACATGGAGGACGCATTCGCCGGGATCCCGCTCGACCGTGTGAGCGTCTCGCTCACGATCAACAGCATGGCGGCGCCGATCACCGCGATGTACTACGCCGTCGCCGCCAAGCAGGGCGCCGCCGCCGAGCGCGTGGTCACGACGCCGCAGAACGACATCCTCAAGGAGTTCATCGCGCGCGGCACGTGGGTGTATCCGGTCGAGCCGTCGCTCCGGCTCGTCGCCGACCTCATCGAGTTCTCGGCGAAGCGCTACCCGCGCTCGAACCCCGTCTCGGTGTGCGGCTACCACATCCGCGAGGCCGGCTGCACCACCGCGCAGGAGATGGCGTACGGCCTCGCCATCGCCGCCGCGTACGTCGAGCTGATGCGCGCGCGGGGGGTGTCCGTCGACGAGTTCGCGCCGCGCATCTCGTTCAACTTCACCGCGTGGGGGAAGATCTTCGAGGAGGTCGCGAAGTTCCGCGCCGGCCGGCGCCTTTACGCGCGGATGATGCGCGAGCGCTTCGGGGCTCGGGACCCGAAGTCGTGGATGTTCCGCAGCCTGATCGGCGGCGGCGGCTCGGCGTTCGTCATGCAGGAGCCGGAGAACAACATCGTGCGCGGCGCCTACATCGCGCTGGCGGCGGCGCTGTCGGGCGCTCAGACGGTCGCGCTGCCGACGTACGACGAGGCCTACACGATCCCGTCCGCCAAGGCCCAGCTCCTGGCGCTCCGCACGATGCAGATCTGCGCCGAGGAATCGGGCGCCGCCGACACGGTCGATCCGCTCGCGGGCTCGTATTATGTCGAGGCGCTGACGAACGAGATGGAGCGGGCGATCCTCGCGGAGCTCCAGCGCGTCGAGCGGATGGGCGGGATCGTCGAGGCGGTGAAGAGCGGCGCGCTCCAGGCCGAGGTCGCGCGGCAGGCGTACCTCTTCGAGCAGAAGCTCGTCTCCGGCGAGGTCCCGAAGGTCGCGGCGAACTGCCACGTCGGCGATCGTCCGGTCGAGGCCGACCGCGAGGTCGAGCTCTACGCGCTCGACCCGAAGGCGGCCGACGCCCAGGTCGGCCGGCTCGCGCGGGTGCGGCGTGAGCGCGACGGACGCGCCGTCGCCGCGGCCCTCCGCCGGCTCGGCGACGAGGCGCGCGGGACCGCGAACCTCATGGAGCCCATCATGCAGTCCGTCGTCGCCTACGCGACACTCGGCGAGATCGCGCGCGTCCTGAAGGACGTTTTCGGCGAGCACAAGGAGCCGGTGAAGTTCTGAGCATGGTCGACGCCTTCCAGATCATCGGCACGACGGTCAAGAAGCGCGACGGCGCCGAGAAGGTGACGGGCCGCACGTGCTACCTCCACGACCTCGAGCTGCCGCGCCTGGCCCACGGGAAGATCCTCCGCGCGCGCGTCCCTCACGCGCGGATCCTCCGGATCGACGCCTCGCGGGCGCGGGCGCTCCCGGGCGTCCTCTGCGTTCTGACGGGCGACGACGTCGAGCCGATCCGGTTCGGCTTCGCCGGGGACCAGACGGCGCTCAAGCGCGGCAAGGTCCGCTGCATCCGCGACGAGGTCGCCGCGGTCGCGGCGGAAACGCCGGAGCTCGCCCAGGCGGCGCTCGACCTCGTCCGCGTCGAGTACGCGGAGCTGCCCGCGGTCTTCGACCCGGCGGCCGCGCTCGCGCCGGGCGCCCCGCTCGTGCACGAGGAGCTCGGGACCAACCGGCACACGCTCCGCCACCAGTTCACCCACGGCGACGTGGACCGCGCCGTCGCCGACGCGGCGGTGGTCGTCGAGAACACGTATCGTCTCCCGTTCGTGACGTCCGCGTGCCTGGGCACGATGGTCGCGATCGCCGACTGGGACGGGGCCGGCGACCGCGTCACCATGTGGACGACGACCCAGGTCCCGTTCCTCTACCAGCGCGACCTGGCGGCCGCGCTCGGGATCACGGGCGACCTCGTGCGCGTCCTGCAGCCGCCCGTCGGCGGGAACTTCGGCCGCGGCCTCGACCTCTACCCGATCGACGTGATCGCGGCGCTCCTCGCGCGGCGGGTGCGGCGGCCGGTGAAGATCGAGTTCGACCGCGTGGAGGAGTTCATCGCGTGCCCGACGCGCGAGCCGTGCGCGATCCGCCTCCGGACCGCGGCCGACCGCGACGGTCGGCTGCTCGCGCGCGACGCCCACGTGACGATCGACAACGGCGCCTACACGTCCTGGGGCTCGACGACGCCGTACGTGATGCTCTCGACGGTCGCGGGCCTCTACCGGGTGCCCAACGTGCGCTTCGACTCGACGATCGCCTACACCAACAACCCCTACTCGGGCTCGATGCGCGGTTACGGCAACCCCGAGTCCACCTTCGCCGTCGAGTCGCAGATGGACGAGCTCGCGGAGCGGCTCGGGCTGGACCGGCTCGAGTTGCGGCGGCGGAACGCGTCGAAGCCGGGCGACGTGAACCCGCAGGGGTTCCTGCTGACGTCGTTCGCGATGGCCGAGTGCATCGAGGCCGCGGCCGCGGAGATCCGGCACGGGGCGCCGCCGCCCCGGCCCGGCTGGCGGCGGGGCGTGGGCTACGCGGGGATGTTCCACGTCGGCGGCGGGGCGCGCATCTACCGCTCCGACGGCTGCGGCGCCATCGTCAAGCTCGACGACTTCGGCCGGGTCACGCTCCTGACGGGCGCGTCGGAGATCGGTCAGGGCTCGGAGACGGTCCTCGCGATGATCGTCGCCGAGACGCTCGGCGTGCCGCTCGAGCGCGTGGACGTCGTCAACTCCGACACGAGCGTGCGGCCGTGGGACGTCGGCACGCACGCGAGCCGCACCACGTTCGTCGCCGGCAATGCGGCGCGCCTCGCCGCCGAGAAGATCAGGGGCCTGCTCCTCGAGGCGGCCGCCGCCGAGCTGGAGGAGCCCGCGGCGGCGCTCGACATCCGGGCCGGCTTCGTGTTCGTCCGGGCGAACCCCGCGCGCCGGCTCGCGTACGAGGAGGCGGCGCGCGCGGGGCACTTCAAGGACCACGGGCGCATGCTCGTCGCCGAGGCCTTCTACGATCCGCCGACGGCGATGCTCGACAAGGACCTCCAGGGCAACGTCTCCGCCGCGTACACGTCGGCGTTCCAGGCCGTCCGCGTGGACGTGGACCCCGAGACCGGCGAGATCCGGGTCGGGAAGATCGTGTCCGCCCACGACGTCGGCCGCGCGCTCAACCCGGGCGCCGCCGAGGGCCAGGTCCACGGCGGCATCCACATGGGGCTCGGGTACGCGCTGTCGGAACAGCTCGTCGTCGCCGAGGGCCAGATCCTGACGCAGTCCTTCATGGACTACGCGCTCCTGAAGGCGGACGACATGCCCGAGATCGTCGTGCGGCTCATCGAGACCGTGGACGCGGAAGGGCCCTTCGGCGCGAAGGGGCTCGGCGAGTCCGGCGTGATCCCCGTCGCGGCCGCGGTCGCCAACGCCGTGAAGGACGCGATCGGCGTCCGCTTCACCGAGCTCCCCATCACGCCCGCGCGCGTCCGCGCGGCCCTGGAGGCGAAGCGGCCGTGAGGATCAGGTGACGACGACTACCGCCATTCGCGGCGGAGCTTCCGCAGGGCTCCCTTCGGATAAACTCCGGTCAGGCTGCCGGGGTAGCCGGCCAGCGTCTCCTCAGTGCAGGTGAGGACGATGCGACCAGCTCTCCTCCGAGTCCGGCCCCGACGACGGACGCACTTTACAGTCTTCATCGAAAGTAAAGCTACGGTGTTCGCGGCGCCGGGTCAAGGACCCCGGCGGGCACGTCGCGCGGGACGCGGGCGATGAGGCTCTTCGACGGCGTCCGTGTCCTCGATCTCTCGCGGATGCTCGCCGGCCCCTACGGCTCCCAGCTCCTCGCCGACCTGGGCGCCGAGGTGATCAAGATCGAGGAGCCCGACGGCGGCGACCCGGTCCGCGGCATGGGACCGCCGTTCCTCCCCGGCGGCGAGTCGGCGT containing:
- a CDS encoding methylmalonyl-CoA mutase family protein; this translates as MKELRAHAGFPIKPVYGPEDAAGVEFERDIGRPGEYPYTRGIHPHMYRERLWTMRQYVGFGTPAETNARFKYLMGHGQDALNVAFDLPTQLGLDSDDPRAEGEVGRVGMAIDSLADMEDAFAGIPLDRVSVSLTINSMAAPITAMYYAVAAKQGAAAERVVTTPQNDILKEFIARGTWVYPVEPSLRLVADLIEFSAKRYPRSNPVSVCGYHIREAGCTTAQEMAYGLAIAAAYVELMRARGVSVDEFAPRISFNFTAWGKIFEEVAKFRAGRRLYARMMRERFGARDPKSWMFRSLIGGGGSAFVMQEPENNIVRGAYIALAAALSGAQTVALPTYDEAYTIPSAKAQLLALRTMQICAEESGAADTVDPLAGSYYVEALTNEMERAILAELQRVERMGGIVEAVKSGALQAEVARQAYLFEQKLVSGEVPKVAANCHVGDRPVEADREVELYALDPKAADAQVGRLARVRRERDGRAVAAALRRLGDEARGTANLMEPIMQSVVAYATLGEIARVLKDVFGEHKEPVKF
- a CDS encoding xanthine dehydrogenase family protein molybdopterin-binding subunit, with protein sequence MVDAFQIIGTTVKKRDGAEKVTGRTCYLHDLELPRLAHGKILRARVPHARILRIDASRARALPGVLCVLTGDDVEPIRFGFAGDQTALKRGKVRCIRDEVAAVAAETPELAQAALDLVRVEYAELPAVFDPAAALAPGAPLVHEELGTNRHTLRHQFTHGDVDRAVADAAVVVENTYRLPFVTSACLGTMVAIADWDGAGDRVTMWTTTQVPFLYQRDLAAALGITGDLVRVLQPPVGGNFGRGLDLYPIDVIAALLARRVRRPVKIEFDRVEEFIACPTREPCAIRLRTAADRDGRLLARDAHVTIDNGAYTSWGSTTPYVMLSTVAGLYRVPNVRFDSTIAYTNNPYSGSMRGYGNPESTFAVESQMDELAERLGLDRLELRRRNASKPGDVNPQGFLLTSFAMAECIEAAAAEIRHGAPPPRPGWRRGVGYAGMFHVGGGARIYRSDGCGAIVKLDDFGRVTLLTGASEIGQGSETVLAMIVAETLGVPLERVDVVNSDTSVRPWDVGTHASRTTFVAGNAARLAAEKIRGLLLEAAAAELEEPAAALDIRAGFVFVRANPARRLAYEEAARAGHFKDHGRMLVAEAFYDPPTAMLDKDLQGNVSAAYTSAFQAVRVDVDPETGEIRVGKIVSAHDVGRALNPGAAEGQVHGGIHMGLGYALSEQLVVAEGQILTQSFMDYALLKADDMPEIVVRLIETVDAEGPFGAKGLGESGVIPVAAAVANAVKDAIGVRFTELPITPARVRAALEAKRP